In Solirubrobacterales bacterium, a single window of DNA contains:
- a CDS encoding aspartate-semialdehyde dehydrogenase, producing the protein MSYRVAVVGATGVVGTEMLRILVDRGFPASEIVPMASARSAGKTVPIGGEQVTVVELADGNLDGFDIAIFSAGGGTSAEWAPKFAAAGAIVVDNSSHWRMFDDIPLVVAEVNPGALDAINEPGSKRIISNPNCSTMQMVVPLKALHEAAALQRVVVTTMQSVSGTGKAAIDELRAETAAIVNDQNPPAPHSYPHQIAFNVISAAGSFKDGSDYTDEETKLINETRKIMSLPNLAVTATCTRVPVYVGHSESVNIQTELPLSADQARELLAAQDGVRVVDDPASMTVPMPIDAAGEDDVLVGRIRVDESAPNSLNLFIVGDNLLKGAALNAVQIAEALVSRKLI; encoded by the coding sequence ATGAGTTACCGCGTCGCAGTTGTTGGTGCCACAGGCGTTGTGGGCACCGAGATGCTCCGCATCCTTGTGGACCGCGGTTTTCCCGCGAGTGAGATCGTGCCGATGGCCTCTGCCCGCTCGGCCGGCAAGACCGTTCCGATCGGCGGCGAGCAGGTCACGGTCGTCGAACTCGCAGACGGCAACCTCGACGGCTTTGATATCGCAATCTTCTCGGCCGGCGGCGGCACCTCTGCCGAGTGGGCCCCGAAGTTCGCTGCCGCAGGCGCGATCGTGGTCGACAACTCCTCGCACTGGCGCATGTTCGATGACATCCCGCTCGTCGTCGCCGAGGTCAACCCAGGCGCGCTCGACGCGATCAACGAGCCCGGCTCTAAGCGAATCATCTCGAACCCGAACTGCTCGACGATGCAGATGGTCGTGCCGCTCAAGGCCCTGCATGAGGCCGCAGCTCTCCAGCGCGTCGTCGTCACGACGATGCAGTCGGTCAGCGGCACCGGCAAGGCAGCGATCGACGAGCTCCGCGCAGAGACCGCTGCGATCGTCAACGACCAGAACCCTCCGGCCCCGCACAGCTACCCACACCAGATCGCCTTCAACGTGATCTCCGCCGCCGGTTCATTCAAAGACGGAAGCGACTACACCGACGAAGAGACCAAGCTGATCAACGAGACGCGCAAGATCATGTCGCTTCCGAATCTTGCGGTCACCGCTACGTGCACTCGTGTGCCGGTTTACGTCGGCCACAGCGAGTCGGTGAACATCCAGACCGAGCTTCCGCTCTCGGCAGATCAGGCGCGCGAGCTGCTCGCGGCCCAGGACGGCGTGCGCGTCGTTGACGACCCAGCATCAATGACCGTCCCGATGCCGATCGACGCCGCCGGAGAAGACGACGTGCTGGTCGGCCGAATCCGCGTTGACGAATCGGCACCGAACTCCTTGAACCTCTTCATCGTCGGCGACAACCTGCTCAAGGGCGCGGCCCTGAACGCAGTGCAGATCGCCGAAGCGTTGGTTTCGCGCAAGCTCATCTAG
- a CDS encoding CoB--CoM heterodisulfide reductase iron-sulfur subunit B family protein: MKVAYWPGCVSRGFTPELHGSMELVAPRVGLELAELDRANCCGAGVIAEHNQELADTLNARTFAMAQATDGAELMMNICSTCQGAQSECQERLDASSEYREMINENLAPENLKYEKGVTNKNFLWVLVEDIGIEKVQSLVKRPLTGLRIAPFYGCYIIRPTDRLGYKEFPHRDEYLEQVITAVGAEAVPYSGSHKCCGFPVITMNKKTSLTQAGRHLGDAIDAGADALVTPCPLCHLNLDLQQPEAQKFVDRDLGIPVLHFPQLVGLALGFEPKELGMGKHVVSTGEVAEKVALMAANA, from the coding sequence ATGAAGGTCGCGTACTGGCCCGGTTGCGTTTCGCGCGGCTTCACGCCTGAACTGCACGGATCGATGGAGCTGGTCGCCCCGAGGGTCGGCCTTGAGCTCGCAGAGCTCGACCGCGCAAACTGTTGCGGCGCCGGCGTCATCGCCGAGCACAACCAAGAGCTTGCCGACACCCTGAACGCCCGCACCTTCGCGATGGCCCAGGCCACCGACGGCGCCGAGCTGATGATGAACATCTGCTCGACCTGCCAGGGCGCGCAGTCCGAGTGCCAGGAGCGCCTCGACGCTTCTTCCGAGTATCGCGAGATGATCAACGAGAACCTCGCGCCCGAGAACCTGAAGTACGAGAAGGGCGTCACGAACAAGAACTTCCTCTGGGTCCTCGTCGAGGACATCGGAATCGAGAAGGTCCAGAGCCTGGTCAAGCGACCGCTCACCGGCCTGCGCATCGCACCGTTCTACGGCTGTTACATCATTCGCCCGACCGACCGTCTTGGTTACAAGGAGTTCCCGCACCGCGACGAGTACCTCGAGCAGGTGATCACCGCAGTCGGCGCGGAAGCAGTGCCGTACTCGGGAAGCCACAAGTGTTGCGGATTCCCGGTCATCACGATGAACAAGAAGACGTCGCTTACACAAGCCGGACGTCATCTTGGTGACGCGATCGACGCCGGCGCCGACGCGCTCGTCACGCCGTGCCCGCTCTGCCACCTGAACCTCGACCTCCAGCAGCCAGAGGCTCAGAAGTTCGTGGACCGCGATCTCGGCATCCCGGTGCTGCACTTCCCGCAGCTCGTCGGACTTGCACTTGGTTTTGAGCCGAAAGAGCTCGGCATGGGCAAGCATGTCGTCTCTACCGGAGAAGTGGCCGAAAAGGTCGCTTTGATGGCCGCGAACGCGTAA
- a CDS encoding site-2 protease family protein yields MPFFRAWGIQVSVDWSWLLALGYVMFVMVDDYQQLLGPEQRNLAFAYGVGVAFAFFASIVLHEFGHAIVARRNNIGILGIELWLLGGLAKMDRDPESPGVEFRVSAAGPAVTLALAIGLLGAAYGLNPGPTSELEPLQITAGQQPWIVALTTLGWINVFLLFFNLIPAYPLDGGRIARSIIWKITGNEQRATKISATLGTYFGYVLVGLGVLLIFRAPLSGFLFIFMGWTLAQSARGASMQNSVLGEARDLRVADVMDRQPVVIPAEATVQDALDEYFWRYRWPWFPVVDQSGRFIGLIEQHSVDRISEDARTATIVNGLIAPHSTSERSVRDDTPLTALLANEQIRDYGSLMAIDSDGLLSGVITIEQVQRALRDAIARATQTSEPPAASPQN; encoded by the coding sequence ATGCCGTTCTTCCGGGCCTGGGGAATCCAGGTCTCGGTTGACTGGAGCTGGCTGCTCGCGCTCGGCTACGTGATGTTCGTGATGGTTGACGACTACCAGCAGCTGCTCGGCCCCGAACAGCGCAACCTGGCATTTGCGTACGGCGTCGGCGTCGCGTTCGCGTTCTTCGCCTCGATCGTCCTGCATGAGTTCGGCCATGCAATCGTCGCTCGAAGAAACAACATCGGAATCCTCGGCATCGAGCTCTGGCTGCTTGGTGGACTGGCGAAGATGGATCGCGACCCGGAAAGCCCTGGCGTGGAGTTTCGCGTTTCGGCGGCGGGTCCGGCGGTCACACTCGCACTCGCGATCGGATTGCTTGGCGCCGCGTACGGCCTGAACCCCGGTCCCACTTCAGAACTCGAGCCGCTGCAGATCACTGCCGGTCAGCAGCCCTGGATAGTCGCGCTCACCACGCTCGGCTGGATCAACGTGTTCCTGCTCTTTTTCAATCTGATTCCGGCCTACCCGCTCGACGGCGGCCGTATCGCGCGCTCGATCATCTGGAAGATCACCGGCAACGAGCAGCGCGCGACGAAGATCTCAGCAACGCTCGGTACGTACTTCGGCTACGTGCTCGTCGGACTCGGCGTATTGCTGATCTTCCGCGCTCCGCTCAGCGGATTCCTCTTCATCTTCATGGGCTGGACCCTCGCCCAGTCGGCCCGCGGGGCATCGATGCAGAACTCGGTGCTCGGCGAGGCGCGCGACCTGCGAGTGGCCGACGTGATGGATCGCCAGCCGGTGGTCATCCCTGCCGAAGCAACCGTGCAGGACGCGCTGGACGAGTACTTCTGGCGCTACCGCTGGCCGTGGTTTCCGGTCGTCGATCAGAGCGGGCGCTTCATCGGGTTGATCGAGCAGCACTCGGTCGATCGCATCTCGGAAGACGCCCGCACGGCCACGATCGTCAACGGATTGATCGCACCCCATTCAACGTCAGAGCGGTCGGTCCGCGACGACACGCCGCTGACCGCGCTGCTCGCAAACGAGCAGATCCGCGACTATGGCTCGCTGATGGCAATAGACAGCGATGGCCTGTTGAGCGGCGTGATCACCATCGAGCAGGTCCAGCGAGCCTTGCGAGACGCGATCGCGCGCGCCACACAGACCAGCGAACCTCCCGCCGCTTCGCCGCAGAACTGA
- a CDS encoding FAD-binding protein: protein MPEHDVLVIGAGLAGQRAALAAAEQGVTVGIISKIHPVRSHSNAAQGGINAALNPDDSWESHAFDTVKGSDYLGDQNAIEIMCREAPDEILHLEHLGVTFHRNDQGLLGTRAFGGASAARTYYVADITGQAILHVLYEQMLKYSDSIDRYEEWFTVDITTDDDGRCSGAIMRNIRDGSLEVFKAKTVILATGGSGQIYKPTTNALVCTADGQAMAYRAGASLMDMEMIQYHPTTLLGNGLLITEGARGEGAHLYNALGERFMEKDAPNKMELASRDVVSRAEQTEINEGRGFPDGSVHLDVTVVPKKRIHEALREIVMVGRDFAGIDITKEPIPVKPGQHYIMGGVKTDVDGQTDIPGLYAAGEVACVSVHGGNRLGANSLLDTLIFGKRSGVHAAAVAKQRNMPDVSASRLDQVRDEIDERINREPGTGRRVSDVKAELGAIMDAKVAVYRDEAGLQEALEVVRRLKEEAKTATIDDKGTVFNQDVLGSIELGYMVDIAETIVLGAIERKESRGAQFRTDFPERNDEEWLKHIDIKLKDGEPTIEYSPVTITQWQPQARTY, encoded by the coding sequence TTGCCTGAACACGACGTACTTGTAATTGGAGCTGGACTCGCCGGCCAAAGAGCCGCCCTCGCTGCCGCGGAGCAGGGTGTGACTGTCGGCATCATCAGCAAGATCCATCCGGTGCGTTCCCACTCGAACGCGGCACAAGGCGGAATCAACGCCGCGCTGAACCCCGATGACTCTTGGGAGTCGCACGCTTTTGACACCGTCAAGGGCTCCGATTATCTCGGCGACCAGAACGCAATCGAGATCATGTGCCGCGAGGCGCCGGACGAGATCCTGCACCTCGAACACCTCGGCGTCACATTCCACCGCAACGACCAGGGCCTCCTTGGAACACGCGCATTCGGTGGAGCATCAGCAGCACGCACTTACTACGTGGCAGACATCACCGGGCAGGCGATCCTCCACGTGCTCTACGAGCAGATGCTCAAGTACAGCGACTCGATCGACCGCTACGAAGAGTGGTTCACGGTTGACATCACGACCGACGACGACGGACGTTGCAGCGGAGCAATCATGCGCAACATCCGCGACGGCTCACTCGAGGTCTTCAAGGCCAAGACCGTGATCCTCGCGACCGGCGGCTCGGGGCAGATCTACAAGCCCACCACGAACGCGCTCGTCTGCACCGCAGACGGTCAGGCGATGGCTTATCGCGCCGGCGCATCGTTGATGGACATGGAAATGATCCAGTACCACCCGACCACGCTGCTCGGAAACGGACTGCTGATCACTGAAGGCGCCCGCGGCGAGGGCGCGCACCTATACAACGCCCTCGGCGAGCGGTTCATGGAGAAGGACGCGCCTAACAAGATGGAGCTCGCCTCGCGTGACGTTGTGTCGCGAGCGGAGCAGACCGAGATCAACGAAGGACGCGGCTTCCCCGACGGCTCAGTCCACCTCGACGTGACCGTAGTCCCGAAGAAGCGCATCCACGAGGCTTTGCGCGAGATCGTCATGGTCGGCCGCGACTTCGCCGGTATCGACATCACCAAGGAGCCGATCCCGGTCAAGCCCGGCCAGCATTACATCATGGGCGGAGTCAAGACCGACGTCGATGGTCAGACCGACATCCCGGGCCTCTACGCCGCTGGCGAGGTCGCCTGCGTCTCAGTCCACGGTGGCAACCGCCTGGGCGCCAACTCTTTGCTCGACACGCTGATCTTCGGCAAGCGCTCCGGTGTCCACGCCGCAGCCGTTGCCAAGCAGCGCAACATGCCAGACGTTTCCGCCTCGCGCCTCGACCAGGTCCGCGACGAGATCGACGAGCGCATCAACCGCGAGCCCGGCACCGGCCGCCGCGTCTCTGATGTGAAGGCCGAGCTTGGCGCGATCATGGACGCGAAGGTCGCCGTCTATCGCGACGAAGCCGGTTTACAAGAAGCACTCGAAGTTGTCCGCCGCCTGAAAGAAGAGGCAAAGACGGCAACGATCGACGACAAGGGCACCGTCTTCAATCAGGACGTGCTCGGTTCGATCGAACTCGGCTACATGGTCGACATCGCCGAGACGATTGTCCTCGGAGCGATCGAGCGCAAGGAATCGCGCGGCGCCCAGTTCCGCACCGATTTCCCCGAGCGCAACGACGAGGAATGGCTCAAGCACATCGACATCAAGCTCAAGGATGGCGAGCCGACGATCGAATACAGCCCTGTGACGATCACGCAGTGGCAGCCGCAGGCCAGGACTTACTAG
- a CDS encoding succinate dehydrogenase/fumarate reductase iron-sulfur subunit yields the protein MPKYTLNIRRFSPETGKPAYFETFDIEMEGHRPVLDAILEARNDQDGSIGIRCSCQAAICGSCGVRINGNPALACNTLLRDAVATAEDGVTIDIEPMGNMPVIKDLIVDMDAVHWKKVDRVVPWLVPAGDPPEREYVVPHEAMVDVTQSMACIHCGVCVSDCLSMEADPEFIGPAASAKAYRFVGDPRDSATKDRLVHLANDPSGIYDCTHCFKCVEVCPKGVAPMNQIMRLRRRATGDYAIKDHNNGYRHEKAFVSIIEKWGTLHEAKLLPDSYGEGILGKLNPDAQKNLIGSLPTALRGLASGKVTIPKVLHHHRLPDIDKIKDIYEKVEGRPERIELNLYIVGDEAEMIDDEPTAPEVVAAAPTEGEGA from the coding sequence ATGCCGAAGTACACCCTCAACATCCGCCGCTTTTCTCCTGAGACCGGCAAGCCGGCCTACTTCGAGACATTCGACATCGAGATGGAGGGCCACCGCCCGGTCCTGGATGCGATCCTCGAGGCCCGCAACGATCAGGACGGCTCGATCGGCATTCGCTGTTCATGCCAGGCAGCGATCTGCGGTTCCTGCGGCGTGCGCATCAATGGAAACCCGGCGCTCGCCTGCAACACACTTCTTCGCGATGCCGTCGCCACCGCCGAAGACGGCGTGACGATCGACATCGAGCCGATGGGCAACATGCCCGTCATCAAGGACCTGATCGTTGACATGGACGCAGTCCACTGGAAGAAGGTTGACCGCGTCGTTCCGTGGCTCGTCCCGGCAGGCGACCCGCCAGAGCGTGAATACGTCGTGCCGCACGAGGCGATGGTTGACGTCACCCAGTCGATGGCCTGTATCCACTGCGGCGTATGCGTTTCTGACTGTCTTTCGATGGAGGCCGACCCGGAGTTCATCGGACCGGCCGCATCCGCCAAGGCCTATCGCTTCGTCGGTGACCCGCGCGACTCGGCCACCAAGGATCGCCTCGTCCACCTGGCCAACGACCCGTCCGGCATCTACGACTGCACGCACTGCTTCAAGTGCGTCGAGGTCTGCCCGAAGGGCGTCGCGCCGATGAACCAGATCATGCGCCTGCGCCGCCGCGCAACCGGCGACTACGCGATCAAGGACCACAACAACGGCTACCGCCACGAGAAGGCATTCGTGAGCATCATCGAGAAGTGGGGCACCCTGCACGAGGCCAAGCTGCTTCCGGACTCATACGGCGAAGGCATCCTCGGCAAGCTGAATCCGGACGCGCAGAAGAACCTGATCGGCTCGCTGCCGACAGCACTCCGCGGACTTGCCTCCGGCAAGGTCACGATCCCGAAGGTCCTGCACCACCACAGACTTCCCGACATCGACAAGATCAAGGACATCTACGAGAAGGTCGAAGGTCGCCCCGAGCGCATCGAGCTGAACTTGTACATCGTCGGTGACGAAGCAGAAATGATCGACGACGAGCCGACTGCTCCAGAAGTTGTCGCCGCCGCACCGACTGAAGGAGAAGGCGCATGA
- a CDS encoding DNA alkylation repair protein, giving the protein MQQIDALGNPEDAKILQRFFKTAPGEYGEGDVFVGVKVPVQRKLAKHHRELALEEIDKLLASEVHEHRSVGLIILTERSKRADLDEARELYDFYLARTDRINNWDLVDLSCRDVVGGYLLSTHNPEPLGLLATSDLIWDRRIAIVSTWCFTKSDNLVPCFAIAEQLLNDREDLIHKAVGWMLREAGKRDEAALEVFLGEHAANMPRTALRYSIEHMTPERREHWRSQKKEGQSHDQHSRRVQGVHQSGQSR; this is encoded by the coding sequence ATGCAACAGATCGACGCCCTCGGCAATCCCGAGGACGCAAAAATCCTTCAGCGCTTCTTCAAGACCGCTCCCGGCGAGTACGGCGAGGGCGACGTCTTCGTCGGAGTGAAGGTCCCGGTCCAGCGGAAACTCGCCAAGCACCATCGGGAGCTGGCCCTCGAAGAGATCGACAAGCTGCTTGCAAGCGAGGTGCACGAACACCGCAGCGTTGGGCTGATAATTCTTACCGAACGATCCAAACGTGCCGACCTTGATGAGGCGCGCGAGCTGTACGACTTCTACCTCGCCCGCACCGACCGGATCAACAACTGGGACCTCGTGGACCTTTCGTGCCGGGACGTCGTCGGCGGGTATCTGCTCAGCACTCACAATCCCGAGCCGCTCGGCCTGCTCGCCACGTCCGACCTGATCTGGGATCGTAGGATCGCAATCGTGAGTACCTGGTGCTTCACCAAGTCGGACAATCTTGTTCCATGTTTTGCGATCGCCGAACAACTTCTCAATGATCGGGAGGACCTGATCCACAAGGCCGTCGGCTGGATGTTGCGCGAAGCCGGAAAGCGTGACGAGGCCGCGCTCGAGGTCTTCCTCGGCGAACACGCGGCGAACATGCCGCGCACGGCTCTGCGCTATTCAATTGAACACATGACGCCCGAGCGGCGTGAGCACTGGCGATCACAGAAGAAGGAAGGGCAGAGTCATGACCAGCATTCTCGGAGAGTTCAAGGAGTTCATCAGTCGGGGCAATCTCGTTGA
- a CDS encoding prepilin-type N-terminal cleavage/methylation domain-containing protein, which produces MRQNNPPCSDSEQGFTLIEILVVILIIGILAAIAIPSFLSQGSKGSDACAKSMVSTMNKAMAGHIMYQNTSVYTGVTIASLTAFEGSIRTNGCGAGTTVSIGRSGSAGSCTSTADATRYCVRATSASGNTFAIQRAANGVITRICTRVQTRGGCRGTTTTGSW; this is translated from the coding sequence ATGAGGCAGAACAACCCACCGTGCTCAGACAGCGAGCAGGGGTTCACGTTGATTGAAATTCTCGTAGTGATCCTGATCATCGGGATTCTCGCGGCGATCGCGATTCCGTCGTTCCTTTCGCAGGGAAGCAAAGGCAGCGACGCCTGCGCCAAGAGCATGGTGTCGACGATGAACAAGGCGATGGCCGGCCACATCATGTATCAGAACACGTCGGTCTACACGGGCGTGACGATCGCCAGCCTCACCGCATTCGAAGGCTCGATCCGCACCAATGGTTGCGGCGCCGGTACGACTGTGTCGATCGGCCGGAGCGGTTCGGCAGGTTCATGCACGTCCACGGCGGATGCCACGCGCTACTGCGTCCGTGCGACTTCGGCATCCGGGAACACATTCGCGATTCAGCGCGCAGCCAACGGCGTGATCACGAGGATCTGCACTCGCGTACAGACCAGAGGCGGTTGCAGAGGAACGACTACCACCGGATCCTGGTGA
- the mscL gene encoding large conductance mechanosensitive channel protein MscL, producing MLGEFKEFISRGNLVELAVAVVIGTAFAALINSLVKDLVTPIIAAIFGQPDFSGLTFTINDSVFRYGSFLNALIAFLSVATAIFFVVVKPMNVWTERVKRGDDPDVKDCPECLSEIPYAAKRCAHCTSELVGA from the coding sequence ATTCTCGGAGAGTTCAAGGAGTTCATCAGTCGGGGCAATCTCGTTGAGCTTGCCGTCGCGGTTGTGATCGGGACGGCATTCGCCGCTCTGATCAATTCGTTGGTGAAGGATCTCGTGACGCCGATCATCGCGGCGATATTCGGTCAGCCGGACTTCTCTGGTCTGACCTTCACGATCAACGACAGCGTCTTTCGCTACGGCAGCTTCCTCAACGCGCTGATTGCGTTCCTCTCGGTCGCTACGGCGATCTTTTTCGTCGTCGTGAAACCGATGAATGTCTGGACCGAGCGAGTCAAGCGCGGGGACGATCCAGACGTCAAGGACTGCCCAGAGTGTCTGAGCGAAATTCCCTACGCGGCCAAACGTTGCGCTCATTGCACGAGCGAGCTCGTGGGCGCGTAA